One stretch of Chitinophaga pendula DNA includes these proteins:
- a CDS encoding glycoside hydrolase family 15 protein, whose protein sequence is MERHTYQTGLIGNCAYLAHINKNTNVDWLCWPRMDSSFIFGGMLDQQKGGEFSILPDGDYTSRQYYLENTNVLCTEISTTGGKYLITDVAPRFYQYERFFKPLMLIRKIEPLEGSPRIKVKCLPVCDYGGKSLKALRGSNHIEFEGCEERLRLTTNIPINYVMESQHFVLNDTRYLLLTYGHPLEAPLVSTAETFVRNTIAYWRLWIKHSNIANFYQPYVIRSALALKIHQYEDTGAIIAASTTSLPEHPGSGRNWDYRYCWLRDTYYVITALNHIGHFEEMERYFNYITDISFSDDFRYQPLYGITGQKALVETILPHLDGYMGNTPVRIGNQAYEHIQNDIYGQVLISMLPLYTDHRFIFSERKDSDRWIDFLLNKIERTIDEKDAGIWEFRNFANIHCYSNLFQWAGCNAAEKIARGIGHQQLVQKAISLKERAAAHIESCYDPVRKVYTNAAGSDHLDASTLQLIMMNYLDPASQRAKDHLAVLEKELKTPQGLFYRYLHSDDFGKPKSTFLVCAFWYVEALACVGRLDDAIREFENLLQYSNHLLLFSEDVDEDNGSQWGNFPQAYSHVGLMNAAYRISMKLDRPIFLETLTQ, encoded by the coding sequence ATGGAAAGACATACCTACCAGACCGGCCTGATTGGCAACTGCGCGTATTTGGCGCATATTAACAAGAACACTAATGTAGACTGGCTTTGTTGGCCCAGGATGGACAGTTCCTTCATATTTGGGGGGATGCTGGACCAGCAGAAGGGCGGCGAGTTTTCTATTTTACCGGACGGGGATTATACATCCCGGCAGTATTACCTGGAGAATACGAATGTATTGTGTACAGAAATCTCCACAACTGGCGGCAAGTACCTGATTACGGATGTGGCGCCGCGGTTTTATCAATATGAGCGGTTTTTCAAGCCATTGATGTTGATCCGGAAGATAGAGCCATTGGAGGGATCTCCGCGTATCAAGGTGAAATGTTTGCCGGTATGCGATTATGGTGGCAAGTCGTTGAAGGCATTACGCGGCAGTAATCACATTGAGTTTGAGGGATGTGAGGAGCGGTTGCGGCTGACGACGAATATTCCGATCAATTATGTGATGGAGTCGCAGCATTTTGTGTTGAATGACACCCGTTATTTGTTGCTGACGTATGGTCATCCGTTGGAGGCGCCGCTGGTGAGTACTGCGGAGACCTTTGTCCGTAATACGATCGCTTATTGGCGGTTGTGGATCAAACACAGTAACATCGCTAATTTCTATCAGCCTTATGTGATCCGGTCGGCACTTGCGTTGAAGATCCATCAGTATGAGGATACGGGGGCAATTATTGCTGCCAGTACGACGAGCCTGCCGGAGCATCCGGGCAGCGGGCGTAACTGGGATTACCGTTATTGCTGGTTGCGGGATACCTATTATGTGATCACGGCATTGAACCATATCGGGCATTTTGAGGAGATGGAGCGATATTTCAATTATATCACGGATATTTCGTTTTCGGATGATTTCCGTTATCAGCCATTGTATGGCATAACGGGTCAGAAGGCGTTGGTGGAGACGATATTGCCGCACCTGGACGGTTATATGGGTAATACGCCGGTACGTATTGGTAACCAGGCGTATGAGCATATACAGAATGATATTTACGGGCAGGTGTTGATCTCGATGTTGCCATTGTATACGGATCATCGATTTATTTTCTCTGAGCGGAAGGATTCTGACCGGTGGATCGACTTTTTATTGAACAAGATAGAGCGTACGATCGACGAGAAGGATGCTGGTATCTGGGAGTTCCGCAATTTTGCGAACATTCACTGTTACAGTAATTTATTCCAGTGGGCGGGATGTAATGCGGCGGAGAAGATTGCGCGCGGTATTGGTCATCAGCAGTTGGTACAGAAGGCGATCTCTTTGAAAGAAAGGGCGGCGGCACATATAGAGAGCTGTTATGATCCGGTGCGGAAGGTATATACGAATGCGGCGGGGAGTGATCACCTGGATGCCAGTACGTTGCAGCTGATCATGATGAATTATCTTGATCCGGCGAGCCAGCGGGCGAAGGATCACCTGGCGGTGCTGGAAAAGGAGTTGAAGACGCCGCAGGGGTTATTTTACCGGTATTTGCATTCGGATGATTTCGGGAAGCCGAAGTCGACCTTCCTGGTGTGTGCGTTCTGGTATGTGGAGGCGTTGGCTTGTGTGGGAAGGCTAGATGATGCGATCCGGGAGTTTGAGAACCTGTTGCAATATTCCAATCACCTGTTATTATTCAGCGAGGATGTGGATGAGGACAATGGCAGTCAGTGGGGTAATTTTCCGCAGGCTTACAGTCATGTTGGCTTGATGAATGCGGCGTATCGTATTTCGATGAAGCTGGATCGTCCTATCTTTTTAGAGACGCTTACGCAGTAG
- a CDS encoding bifunctional alpha,alpha-trehalose-phosphate synthase (UDP-forming)/trehalose-phosphatase, with the protein MSKTIIVSNRLPVKITEKEGTYTLAPSEGGLATGLGSIYRNGNNLWIGWPGMDINDEKAQDDIRQQMANINLHPVFLTADEINNFYEGFSNEVLWPVFHYMSVYARYEQAYWDYYLQVNTKFRDAILQVAAPGDIIWIQDYQLLLLPGLIRKELPDVSIGFFQHIPFPSYELFRLIPWRQELLEGMLGADLLGFHTFDDSRHFLNAASRVLPVNVTANIITIQDRPVVVETFPMGIDFNKFESIAHDDDVKKQLDNLEETFGHLQMILSIDRLDYSKGILQRLEAFQLFLQLNPQYMEKVVLYMIVVPSRDTVPQYRELRDEIDKLVGGINARFRTMNWHPVHYFYRSFPIETLAALYNFAGICLVTPMRDGMNLVSKEYVASRINNDGVLILSEMAGASKELIDAIIVNPNNIGAIARAINQALNMPEAEQRNRMRQMRQIVSKFNIAHWVKLFTNRLAEVKQLQQSMLARRISSDLRKQIFSQYATAGKRLILLDYDGTLVGFHGNIDMASPDPDLYYLLNHLADDPANEVVVISGRKHETLEEWMGHLPIDIIAEHGAWTRLQGEDWYQLPTLTDQWKQEIWPMLETYTDRTPGSFIEEKSYSLVWHFRNAAEGLGELRANELMETLRFYTSGKGLQLLPGDKVIEVKNIEINKGKATLTRINGQYYDFILAVGDDFTDEDTFKALPPEAITIKVGSQVSAARYYLRSQPEVRSFLLELVRQGGTGETKINESEAIKI; encoded by the coding sequence ATGAGCAAGACCATTATTGTATCCAACAGATTGCCCGTTAAGATCACTGAAAAAGAGGGAACGTACACACTGGCACCTAGTGAAGGTGGTTTAGCAACCGGATTAGGATCCATCTACAGAAACGGTAATAATCTCTGGATAGGATGGCCAGGAATGGACATCAACGACGAAAAGGCACAGGACGATATCCGCCAGCAAATGGCCAACATCAATCTTCATCCCGTTTTTCTCACTGCCGATGAGATAAATAATTTCTACGAAGGCTTCTCCAATGAAGTATTGTGGCCCGTATTTCACTACATGTCAGTATACGCACGCTACGAACAAGCCTACTGGGATTACTACCTGCAGGTTAATACAAAATTCAGAGATGCCATTCTCCAGGTAGCAGCACCAGGAGACATCATCTGGATTCAGGACTATCAACTACTCCTCCTGCCAGGCCTCATACGTAAAGAATTACCCGATGTATCCATCGGCTTCTTCCAACACATTCCCTTCCCCAGCTATGAACTGTTTCGCCTAATACCCTGGAGACAGGAACTGCTGGAAGGTATGCTGGGAGCCGATCTCCTCGGATTTCATACTTTCGACGACAGCCGCCACTTCCTCAACGCAGCAAGCCGCGTATTACCTGTCAATGTTACAGCTAATATCATCACCATCCAGGATCGCCCCGTCGTCGTAGAGACATTCCCGATGGGCATCGACTTTAATAAATTCGAATCCATCGCTCACGACGACGACGTGAAAAAACAACTGGACAACCTCGAAGAAACATTCGGCCACCTCCAGATGATCCTCTCCATCGACAGGCTCGATTACAGCAAAGGCATCTTACAACGCCTGGAAGCCTTTCAACTCTTCCTCCAGCTCAATCCGCAATACATGGAGAAAGTAGTACTCTACATGATCGTTGTCCCCTCCAGGGATACCGTACCGCAATACAGAGAACTACGCGATGAAATAGATAAACTCGTTGGTGGCATCAACGCTCGCTTCCGAACCATGAACTGGCATCCCGTACACTATTTCTATCGCTCGTTCCCCATAGAAACACTGGCCGCCCTCTACAATTTCGCCGGCATCTGTCTCGTCACTCCCATGCGCGATGGCATGAACCTCGTCAGCAAAGAATATGTCGCCAGCCGCATCAACAACGATGGCGTACTCATACTGAGCGAAATGGCAGGTGCATCTAAAGAACTAATAGATGCCATCATCGTAAATCCAAATAATATCGGCGCTATCGCCAGGGCCATCAACCAGGCCCTCAACATGCCCGAAGCAGAACAACGCAACCGCATGCGACAAATGAGACAGATCGTCTCTAAATTCAATATCGCACATTGGGTCAAATTATTCACCAACAGACTCGCAGAAGTAAAACAACTGCAACAATCCATGCTTGCTCGCCGCATCAGCTCCGACCTGCGCAAACAAATATTCTCACAATATGCTACCGCCGGAAAAAGATTGATACTGCTCGACTACGATGGCACCTTGGTAGGATTCCATGGCAACATCGACATGGCCAGCCCGGACCCGGATCTGTACTACCTCCTCAATCACCTGGCAGACGATCCGGCTAATGAAGTAGTGGTCATCAGCGGCCGCAAACACGAAACACTCGAAGAATGGATGGGACATCTCCCCATCGATATCATCGCCGAACATGGTGCCTGGACCCGCCTGCAAGGAGAAGACTGGTACCAGCTTCCTACACTCACCGACCAGTGGAAACAGGAAATATGGCCCATGCTCGAAACATACACCGATCGCACACCAGGCTCTTTTATAGAAGAGAAAAGTTACTCCCTCGTATGGCACTTCCGCAATGCCGCCGAAGGACTGGGAGAACTGCGCGCCAACGAACTGATGGAAACACTTCGCTTCTATACCAGTGGAAAAGGACTACAACTACTCCCGGGAGATAAAGTCATAGAAGTGAAAAACATCGAGATCAACAAAGGAAAAGCAACACTCACCCGCATCAATGGACAATACTACGATTTCATCCTCGCCGTCGGCGACGACTTCACCGATGAAGATACCTTCAAAGCACTACCGCCCGAAGCCATCACCATCAAAGTAGGCAGCCAGGTCAGCGCAGCACGCTACTACCTCCGCAGCCAACCCGAAGTAAGGAGCTTCCTCCTCGAACTCGTCCGGCAGGGTGGCACAGGAGAAACCAAAATAAATGAAAGCGAAGCCATAAAGATCTGA
- a CDS encoding NADP-dependent oxidoreductase produces the protein MKAIAVTAFKATPELVDVPNPEVRPGTVLIRVSAAGMNPFDWKMIDGILDGQMPHQFPMIVGVDGAGTVTAIGEGVTRFKIGDKIYGQFIHAPIGEGSYAEYAVVPESASITTIPDGISFAEAAAIPTSGMTAQQMLEQLDLQPGQTVLINGATGGVGSFTTQLAALHGLHVIATAHGDDISRMKKLGAKEVIDYKAAPLADQVKQAHPDGIDGLIDVVSNADTLKALSALVKKGGPVLTTVFVADEAALKANGLRGGNFETKGSANSLDKLKDALGKIEIPIARRIKLTQVASAIEDSRNAISSGKTIIEIDA, from the coding sequence ATGAAAGCAATAGCAGTGACAGCCTTTAAGGCCACCCCCGAATTAGTAGATGTACCCAACCCGGAAGTACGCCCGGGTACCGTATTAATACGTGTATCCGCTGCCGGTATGAACCCTTTTGACTGGAAAATGATAGATGGTATTCTCGATGGCCAGATGCCACACCAATTCCCCATGATCGTCGGCGTAGATGGCGCAGGCACCGTCACTGCAATAGGAGAGGGCGTCACCCGGTTCAAAATAGGTGACAAAATATATGGCCAGTTCATTCACGCTCCCATCGGAGAAGGCTCCTATGCCGAATATGCCGTCGTTCCCGAATCCGCGTCCATCACCACCATACCCGATGGCATCTCCTTCGCTGAAGCCGCTGCAATCCCCACTTCCGGTATGACCGCACAACAAATGCTGGAACAACTCGACCTCCAACCCGGACAAACAGTATTGATCAATGGCGCCACCGGCGGCGTAGGCTCTTTCACCACACAGCTGGCCGCCTTGCATGGATTACATGTCATCGCTACCGCACATGGCGACGATATCTCCCGCATGAAAAAATTAGGGGCTAAAGAAGTAATAGACTATAAAGCAGCACCACTGGCAGACCAGGTAAAACAAGCACATCCCGATGGCATCGATGGCCTCATCGATGTTGTCAGCAACGCCGATACACTGAAAGCATTATCCGCATTGGTGAAAAAAGGTGGACCCGTACTCACCACCGTGTTCGTCGCCGACGAAGCAGCCCTCAAAGCTAATGGCCTTCGAGGTGGTAACTTCGAAACAAAAGGCAGCGCCAACTCACTCGACAAACTAAAAGATGCATTAGGCAAAATAGAAATACCTATCGCCCGCCGCATCAAACTTACACAAGTGGCTTCCGCTATTGAAGATAGCCGCAACGCTATCTCCAGCGGAAAAACAATCATCGAAATAGATGCCTGA
- a CDS encoding voltage-gated chloride channel family protein: protein MKQNNASHSPLNITYQLLRWTLLLIPVSLVTGSLVALFLWLLDKATHLRWQYPWLLYLLPLAGILIYWLYRWSGRNAAAGNNLIMEEIHRPGGGVPARMGPLVLATTIITHLFGGSAGREGTAVQIGGSMAGKWARWLRLGPTDTSILLMTGIAGGFGAVFGTPLAGAVFALEVLAIGTIRYNALLPCLMAAVGADLVCAAWGISHTHYHIGYRQLPFKQWTHLDIQLLGKVILAGVAFGSASWLFAYTMHRIKDAAQRLIPIPWMIPAIGGVLVILLCWLLGTRDYIGLGVYSQYPGGVSITAAFQQGGANTWSWLLKILFTAITLGMGFKGGEVTPLFFIGATLGNTLAILLGAPVDLFAALGFIAVFAGATNTPIACTLMGIELFGAEHTLYFAVACFTAYYFSGHNGIYQAQRIAVSKDGIPPSTT from the coding sequence ATGAAACAGAACAACGCATCCCATTCACCGCTTAACATCACTTACCAATTACTTCGTTGGACGTTACTGCTCATCCCGGTCTCCCTTGTTACAGGCTCCTTGGTAGCATTATTCCTTTGGTTGCTGGATAAAGCTACCCACCTGCGCTGGCAATACCCCTGGTTGCTATACTTACTACCCCTGGCGGGAATACTCATTTATTGGTTATATCGTTGGAGCGGCCGTAATGCCGCCGCCGGCAACAACCTCATTATGGAAGAGATACATCGCCCGGGTGGTGGGGTGCCGGCTCGCATGGGCCCCCTGGTATTAGCCACTACTATCATCACACACCTCTTTGGAGGCTCCGCCGGCCGCGAAGGTACCGCCGTACAGATAGGAGGGAGCATGGCGGGCAAATGGGCTCGCTGGTTGCGATTAGGCCCCACTGATACCAGCATACTGCTGATGACAGGTATCGCTGGTGGATTCGGCGCCGTATTCGGTACCCCGCTGGCAGGCGCCGTATTCGCCCTGGAAGTCCTCGCCATCGGTACCATCAGGTACAATGCATTACTGCCTTGCCTCATGGCTGCCGTCGGCGCCGACCTCGTATGTGCCGCATGGGGCATCTCCCATACACATTATCATATCGGCTACCGGCAATTACCCTTTAAGCAATGGACACACCTGGACATACAGCTGCTGGGAAAAGTCATACTCGCCGGCGTCGCTTTCGGCAGCGCCAGCTGGTTGTTCGCCTACACCATGCATCGCATAAAAGATGCCGCACAACGGTTAATACCAATCCCCTGGATGATACCGGCCATAGGAGGTGTGCTGGTCATCTTGCTCTGCTGGCTCCTGGGTACCCGTGATTACATAGGATTAGGCGTATATAGCCAATATCCGGGTGGTGTCAGCATCACCGCCGCCTTTCAACAGGGGGGCGCAAACACCTGGAGCTGGCTGCTCAAAATCCTGTTCACCGCTATCACCTTAGGGATGGGCTTCAAAGGAGGAGAGGTCACCCCTCTGTTTTTTATCGGAGCTACCCTGGGTAATACCCTCGCCATCCTCCTGGGCGCCCCCGTAGATCTCTTCGCTGCCCTGGGATTCATTGCCGTCTTCGCCGGCGCCACCAATACCCCCATCGCCTGCACGTTGATGGGTATAGAACTGTTTGGCGCCGAACATACCCTCTATTTCGCCGTCGCCTGCTTCACCGCATACTATTTCAGCGGCCACAATGGGATCTACCAGGCACAACGTATCGCCGTATCCAAAGATGGCATACCGCCGTCAACAACTTAA
- a CDS encoding class I SAM-dependent methyltransferase, translating into MKENKYDDARFFSRYGKMQRSQLGLAGAGEWHALRHMLPTVAGKDVLDLGCGFGWHCRYVMEHGAGSVVGIDISEKMLARAREINSMEGITYMRQAIEDVKYPPERFDVVFSSLAFHYLASFDDICRHVYEWLRPCGHFVFSVEHPVFTAAGGQDWVYDEQGVIRHWPVDRYFEEGARQAAFLGTQVIKYHRTLTTYLQGLLRQGFYIREVIEPAPSEEMLQSVEGMRDELRRPMMLLIAAEKPKKIFC; encoded by the coding sequence ATGAAGGAGAATAAATACGATGATGCGCGATTTTTTTCACGATACGGGAAGATGCAGCGGTCGCAACTAGGATTGGCTGGTGCGGGGGAATGGCATGCATTGCGGCATATGCTGCCCACCGTTGCTGGCAAGGACGTATTGGATCTGGGATGTGGGTTTGGATGGCATTGCCGTTATGTGATGGAGCATGGAGCGGGGTCTGTGGTGGGCATTGATATTTCTGAGAAGATGCTGGCCCGTGCGAGGGAGATCAATTCGATGGAAGGCATCACATATATGCGGCAGGCGATCGAGGATGTGAAGTATCCGCCGGAGCGATTTGATGTGGTATTCAGTTCGCTGGCATTCCACTACCTTGCCTCTTTCGATGACATTTGTCGTCATGTGTATGAATGGTTGCGACCCTGCGGGCACTTTGTGTTTTCGGTGGAGCATCCGGTATTTACGGCAGCTGGTGGTCAGGATTGGGTGTATGACGAGCAAGGTGTCATCCGGCACTGGCCTGTAGACCGATACTTCGAGGAAGGGGCACGGCAGGCGGCATTCCTGGGGACGCAGGTGATCAAGTACCATCGTACGCTTACAACTTATCTGCAAGGTTTGTTACGGCAGGGATTTTATATCCGGGAGGTCATCGAACCGGCTCCCAGCGAGGAGATGCTACAATCGGTGGAAGGGATGCGGGATGAATTACGCCGGCCGATGATGTTATTGATTGCGGCGGAGAAACCTAAAAAGATATTCTGTTAA
- a CDS encoding aminoglycoside 6-adenylyltransferase produces MRSETTIRQLILDVAGRDERIRAVLLNGSRANPAIDKDIFQDYDIVFVVTALDGFIADHSWVDIFGERVMMQLPDTMRYVGIEPNYTPISFGYLMQFKDGNRIDLTLFPVDKLKSDFVKDSLTVVWLDKDGMFGDVGLSDDIDYHIRRPEAEAFAETCNEFWWVSMNVVKGLQRHQPTYVKEMLERYLRPMFLQMVSWKIGVEHQFAVSFGKAGKLMQRYLPEALYKDILTTYVGYEPEENWQALLRLADLFKALAHDVGGALGFVINREDEENVMTYLRQQYATFGR; encoded by the coding sequence ATGCGAAGCGAGACGACTATACGACAGCTGATATTGGACGTTGCCGGGCGGGATGAACGGATACGGGCTGTGTTATTGAACGGCTCGCGCGCTAATCCTGCTATTGACAAAGATATTTTCCAGGATTATGATATTGTGTTTGTGGTGACGGCGCTTGATGGTTTTATTGCGGACCATTCGTGGGTGGATATATTTGGAGAGCGGGTCATGATGCAGCTGCCCGATACGATGCGCTATGTGGGGATCGAGCCTAATTATACGCCGATATCGTTTGGATACCTTATGCAGTTCAAAGACGGGAATCGTATTGACCTTACTTTGTTTCCGGTGGACAAGCTGAAAAGTGACTTTGTGAAGGACAGTCTGACTGTGGTATGGCTGGATAAGGACGGGATGTTCGGCGATGTAGGGCTCAGCGATGATATTGACTATCATATCCGCCGGCCGGAAGCGGAGGCATTTGCGGAGACCTGTAATGAGTTTTGGTGGGTGAGTATGAATGTGGTGAAGGGATTGCAGCGTCATCAGCCTACGTATGTAAAAGAGATGCTGGAGCGTTATCTACGGCCGATGTTCCTGCAGATGGTGTCGTGGAAGATCGGCGTGGAGCATCAGTTTGCGGTTTCTTTTGGCAAAGCCGGCAAATTGATGCAGCGATATTTGCCGGAGGCGTTGTATAAGGATATATTAACGACATATGTTGGCTATGAGCCTGAGGAAAACTGGCAGGCATTATTACGGTTGGCTGATCTTTTTAAGGCGCTTGCGCATGACGTAGGCGGGGCCCTGGGATTTGTGATCAACCGGGAGGATGAGGAAAATGTGATGACCTATCTGCGACAGCAGTACGCTACTTTTGGCAGGTGA
- a CDS encoding class I lanthipeptide: protein MKKKALNSRLSINKTTIARLSAAQAASLAGGGTVASWDVVLSCAVCAPTRANSCRGLCIPETGPATGPFTNTITGPIL from the coding sequence ATGAAAAAGAAAGCACTAAACTCCCGATTATCTATCAACAAAACCACGATTGCCCGACTGAGTGCAGCACAAGCTGCTTCGCTTGCAGGCGGTGGTACTGTAGCATCCTGGGATGTAGTATTAAGCTGTGCCGTATGTGCACCAACACGCGCAAATAGTTGCCGGGGGCTTTGTATACCGGAGACGGGGCCTGCTACCGGACCATTTACGAACACTATTACGGGGCCTATCCTTTGA
- a CDS encoding class I lanthipeptide encodes MKKKTFNTKLSLNKTTIASLSHEQTRLLAGGAASVEVICPLDTRVISCRVVCNPVTIRTCTF; translated from the coding sequence ATGAAAAAGAAAACGTTTAACACGAAGTTATCTTTAAACAAAACTACTATTGCCAGCTTGAGCCATGAGCAAACCCGTTTACTGGCGGGTGGTGCTGCTTCTGTGGAGGTTATCTGTCCGCTTGATACGAGGGTTATCAGTTGCCGGGTTGTTTGTAATCCTGTGACTATTCGCACCTGTACATTCTAA
- a CDS encoding class I lanthipeptide: MKKRTFNTKLSLQKVTIARLSSNMISGGGQQTFQPSCVVCPLETVKESCNFNCITIYQSCGSCLPESIVVCPEL, encoded by the coding sequence ATGAAAAAGAGAACATTTAACACCAAGTTATCGCTGCAGAAAGTTACGATTGCCCGATTGAGCAGTAATATGATCAGCGGCGGTGGGCAGCAGACTTTTCAGCCCAGCTGTGTGGTATGTCCACTGGAGACAGTGAAGGAAAGCTGTAATTTTAATTGTATTACCATTTATCAAAGTTGTGGGAGTTGTCTTCCTGAATCTATTGTAGTATGCCCGGAGCTTTGA
- a CDS encoding NUDIX hydrolase codes for MRTIEVACLVHVENGQLLLIESKKNPGIYYMPGGKIEPGETAEQALVRELQEELNITIDPATIRHFGDFRAQAVNQPDGVDVHNHCFFASFTGTPQPAAEIATIQLFTKAAYLAAPRQAPAVLKILDALAI; via the coding sequence ATGAGAACAATAGAAGTCGCCTGCCTCGTACATGTCGAGAATGGACAGTTATTATTGATAGAAAGTAAAAAGAATCCAGGCATCTATTATATGCCGGGAGGAAAGATAGAACCGGGAGAAACAGCAGAACAGGCACTGGTAAGAGAATTACAGGAAGAACTGAATATCACGATCGATCCCGCTACCATTCGCCATTTTGGAGATTTTCGTGCACAGGCCGTCAATCAGCCCGATGGAGTAGACGTGCATAACCATTGTTTCTTTGCATCGTTTACAGGTACGCCGCAACCTGCCGCAGAAATAGCAACCATACAACTATTTACTAAAGCTGCCTACCTCGCAGCACCACGCCAGGCGCCCGCCGTCCTCAAAATACTGGACGCCCTCGCAATTTAA
- a CDS encoding metallophosphoesterase family protein, which translates to MDRRSLLKQLGLGALVSAIPGSKLLAATREAVIAPKKRVLRFAHLTDVHMQPEQQAPKGLATCLHHIQSQKDKPAFIVNTGDCIMDALKQPRDRVEAQWKLWHAIMKGDNSLAMEYCIGNHDIWAAGEKTDALYGKNYSLDMMRIERRYRSFDKAGWHFIVLDSIQPKVDGSWYTCQLDEEQFDWLEQDLAANTGKHVIVLSHAPIVSAATVVVDNKYRDDFGYTLGQGSMHTDAARIISLFDKHPNVKLCLSGHIHLYEQIMYNGVTYISNGAVSGDWWKGMRYRTDNGYAMVNLYSDGSFDNEYISYGWKV; encoded by the coding sequence ATGGATCGTCGTTCATTATTAAAACAACTGGGATTAGGTGCGCTGGTAAGTGCGATTCCGGGATCTAAGTTACTCGCGGCTACGCGGGAAGCTGTTATTGCACCGAAGAAGCGGGTATTACGTTTTGCACATCTTACGGATGTTCATATGCAACCGGAGCAGCAAGCGCCGAAAGGACTTGCGACCTGTTTACATCATATACAGTCGCAGAAAGATAAGCCTGCTTTCATTGTTAATACCGGGGATTGTATCATGGATGCGCTGAAGCAGCCCAGAGACCGTGTAGAGGCGCAGTGGAAGCTGTGGCATGCTATTATGAAGGGAGACAATAGTCTAGCGATGGAGTATTGTATCGGCAATCATGACATATGGGCTGCTGGTGAGAAGACGGATGCTTTGTACGGTAAGAACTATTCATTAGATATGATGCGTATTGAGCGTCGTTATCGCAGTTTTGACAAGGCGGGGTGGCATTTCATCGTATTGGACAGCATACAACCGAAGGTGGATGGCAGCTGGTATACCTGTCAGCTGGACGAAGAGCAATTTGACTGGCTGGAGCAGGATCTGGCTGCTAATACCGGTAAACATGTGATTGTACTTTCGCATGCCCCGATCGTATCTGCGGCAACGGTAGTGGTGGATAACAAGTACCGGGATGATTTTGGTTATACTTTAGGGCAAGGTTCTATGCATACGGATGCCGCCCGTATCATCAGTTTGTTTGACAAACATCCGAATGTGAAATTATGTTTGAGTGGCCATATACATTTGTACGAGCAGATCATGTACAACGGTGTGACCTACATCAGCAACGGGGCTGTAAGTGGAGATTGGTGGAAAGGGATGCGTTACCGTACTGACAATGGTTATGCAATGGTGAACTTATATAGTGACGGTTCTTTTGACAACGAATATATTTCTTACGGTTGGAAGGTGTAG